A segment of the Butyrivibrio fibrisolvens genome:
CTATCTCAAGAGGAGATTTTAATACAGCCATGAAATACAGCACAGATCAGGCTCTTAGCAACATCGACAACAGATCTCCAAGTACTCTTCGGAGTAAAAAAAATAACCTCCTCGCTTTCAACACTGTCTGTCGTAAGGGTGCAGAAAGAGGAGGCGTTCATCCTATTCATTTGGACGAAATGTCCAGGCGTATGGCTATCAAGATCGAAAATATGACCTCACCCACTCAGGACAAGGACATGCATCGTGAGATCTTAAAAAAGTACTGCACAATGGTACAACATAATACTACAATAGGCTTTTCCCCAACCATGCAGAAGGTAATAAATCACGTATTGCAAAATTTAACAACGATAGAGCTCACACTTCAAAACACTGCAGAAAGTCTTGGGCTTAATAAAAGTTATCTTGCTACTCTTTTCAAGAAAGAAACCGGTAAAACTTTCACCAGTTATGTAAACTCAAAGCGCCTTGACCACGCCATTTTCCTTCTTAATGCTACGGATCTTCAGATTCAGGAAGTTGCAAGCTCCTGTGGCATTCCTGATGTTGCCTACTTTACAAGAATATTCAAACAGGAAAAAGGGATGACACCAAGCCAGTACCGCAAGATAATCTCTGAAAAGAAGTGACCATTATCATATGGGGGCCTCTTTGGCCAAGGGGTCTGTGGTCTTTATATAATTCTTTATATAAGGCTTTATATATTTATATTTTTCAGACTTTATATTTTTTACGATATTCTTTGGGTGTCATACCGTTTTTAGACTTGAAAATCTTTACAAAATAGTTGGCATCGGGAATTCCAACCTTCCCTGATATTGTCTGTATCTGCTCATCTGATGAAGCAAGGATCTTTTCCGCTTCTTTCAATCTGGTATCACGAAGGAACATAGCCGGTGTGGTACCTGTTTCTTTTTTAAAAGCCGCTATCATATAGCTTTCAGAGACATCCATCATTTTTGCAATTCCGGCAATACTGATATCTTCATAAAAATGCTGCTTTATCGTATATGTAATGCTTTGTACAAGGGCGCTATATTTATTTTCATTGATGTCTTTTATGATGTCACAAAACTCTTCGAGCATCTGGGCGCAGGCTTTTTCCATCTGTTTGGAGGATTTGGCCTGGCCTATGGCTATAGATTCTCTTGTCGTGATCCTGTGGATGATAGGAGCAGGGATACCGGCTTCGTATGCTGCTATTCTGCTAAGTGCCCTGTTAACGGCGAATGCGCATCTAAGCTCATCCAAAGACAGATTTCTTGGACGAAGCTTTGCCACGCGGCTTTCAAGGTTCTTTTTGACCTTAAGTACTTCGTCTAGATCACCTGCTTTAATAGCATCCATGTACTCTCGTTCAAGAAGGTAGTTTTGCTCTATCTGAGCATTGCTTACATCCTTGAGGGATTCATCAATATCAAAATAGTCGTAAAATCTTTTTTCCTGTTCATCCATAAAATATCCTCGATCGTACTTTAAGCCTTTATCTTAGTCAGTTCTGCGTTAAGAGCTTTCATCTCTTCTTCAGTGTAATCAGGCTTTGCGTAGAAGAAAAACTTCTCCAGAGTAAATGTCCCGACCATGTCTCTTAATTCTTTTCCCACATCAGGCATTCTCTTGTCTATAACGGCTGTCGCTTCCTTCGAAGCAAGAAGGTCGTTTATTGTGCTTCTGATAGAAAGATATCCTTCAGGGAAAAGCTGGGCTTCACTTTCTTCGTCAAGGAACCAGTTGCGAACATTAAGTCCCGGATTCTGATCAACATATACGTAAGACTTATCAGGCTCTTCTACTCTGTTAAAAATGGTATGGTCGCTGACTTCTCCTGCTCTTGCAACGATCTTATTTTTACCCATTGTAAGTGGAATATCTTTAAATACGGCACTTCCGTTTACAGTGCGTTCTATATATTCTTTTCCGGCAGCTTCCAGTGTAACACTCTCCTGGTTAGAATAAACCTTGACTGTCATGGCTTCATAAGCGCGGTTAACATATCTTTTACCTGCAATGCTCACGAAGGGGTCCTTGGACCACATGGCTTTGTAATAGTAAAAGCTGTCTTTTCTTGTCTTACGGTCAAAGGTAACAAGGCCTTTGATATTTCTTTTCTTAATGTTTGCAGCGCCTCTTACAGGGCTTGTAAAATCGAACATGTTCCATACAAAGCTTCCCCAGACAAAGTCGCGCTGAGCCATCATCGGATACACGGTCTCGTGGTAGAGGGCCTGAAACTCCTCGGAATAGTCGTTAACCTTAGGATCGTCGCTATGGTATACAGTATTGGTATCTGCGCCGTATTCTGAGATTCCAAGCGGCATCGCAGGGTTAACCTTGTGAAACTCGTCAAGGAACTTGCCATGATCAGCAAATTCGCCGTAATACCAGCCGTAATAGATGTTGTAAGCGGTTGTATCTGTAACCTGATTAAGCGTGCTGTCTGAGTGAACCACGTTCAGATTGGCGCAGGTGGAAAATCTGGTGCCATCAAGCTCGTGGACAAGGTCATTAAGCACGTGCATCTTCTCTGCCATATATGGGAACTCGCCGTAGATTGCGATCTCATTCTGGATTCCCCAAAAACATATGGATGGATGGTGCATGTTCTGAAGGATCATTTCTTTTAGTTGAACCTTGGCATTTTCAAACAGTTCATCGTCCTCCGGAAGCTTTAACATCGGAATCTCAGCCCAGACTACAAATCCCATGCTATCACAAAGGCTGTACACCTCCTGCGGATGAGGATAGTGAGAAAAGCGGACTGCATTAGCTCCGATTTCATGAATAAGCCCCATATCCTCTTTCCAGTTATCCATTGTGGCAGCCGAGAATACTCCGCAACTGTCCTGATGCTTGGCTACACCATGAAGTTTAACATGCTCTCCATTTAGGAAAAAACCTTTGTCTGCATCCATAGCTATACGCCTGAATCCGACTTCTTTTGTTACAGAGTCAACCTCTTCTCCATCTGCCAAAAGAGATACTGTCATGGTATATAAGTGGGCATCATCAAGGCCGTTCCAGAAAATGGGGGAATCCAGCTCAAGGACTTTTTTAAGGGTAAATTTATGTTCTGCAAGATTACTGATCTCATTGGCGTTAGAAAAAGATCTGTTTAACTCTTCAATACTATATGTCTTGGAGAACAGTTGTGTGTCACTATTATGATCATTAGATAGCGATTCTTTCCCATTATTAGTTAATGAATATCTGACTTTATATTTTTTATTTTCATCAGTCAAAGAGATTTCTGTCCTGCCCCAGACTTCGCCTTTTCCATCCTCAGAAACTCTTGTTTGTACAATAACTCCATCGCAGCCATAGTATGCTGTGTCAAAGCAGTCCACACCTGTTTCTACAAGTTCAACTTTTCTATGGATTCCACCAAATACAGCGAAATCTCCGGATATTGGAGAAACATGGAGTTTCTTATCTGTACTTACGAGAACTGTAAGGAGATTGGTTCCTGTGATCAGGGCATCCGTAAGTTCAAGTGCAAAAATATTGTAACCGCCCTCATGACCACCGATTTCAGTGCCATTAAGATAGATCCTGCAAACCTTATCAACACCATAAAATTTAATATAGGTTCTTGTATCTTTACTTTTCATATATTCAAACTTCTTCTGGTATACTGCCTCTCCCTGATAATAATCTTCATCTGTGTACCAGGTGTGTGGAAGATTCACTTTTTCACAGGTAAAGCCTGTTCCATCTGCCTTTACCTGTTCATCGATAGGGCTCGATACATCGGTATTCTGCCATGAACCCTTTACAAATAACCAGTCTCTATTCCAATCTATAACCTTTCTCATAGTAATGACCTCCGATACAGCTAAAATGTATTGCAGATTTCGCATTTACAGTCGCCTGGGATGCGGCATATTTTATATGTACGAAAGCTATATATACGAAATCTGTGTTATTTTAGGGTATCTTATCATAGCTTTTTTGTAATAAATAGAATTTTTTATTTCATTATAGCATTTTATATAGATCGTGGATCCCATATCGTGGATGTGTTTTGTCTTAGTCAGGATATAAAAAAGGACACATGCAGAAATTACTGAATGTAGCTCTGCATGTGCCTTATTTATCAAATTATTATTACGCTGCATCATCTAATGCTCTGCTGTTTAAGAAGCTCTCTGTTCGTTTCTGAACGTTCTGTTGTAGGTTTACGTAGAAAAGGAAATTGTCGTACAGGTGGAGGCTTCCTTCGGGGAAGATGTCAAGTACAGGCGGGTAATTAGCTGTATCTATGTCTGTGACTATGAGTGAACCTCTGTCGGGGTCGATGTAGGCACCGTACTTTCCTACTTCTATAGATGTTATGGCGCCGGTTTTGCTGTCCTGGGTTACTGTTCCAAGGTTTAAAGACTTATCAGCCACTTCACTGTCAGTTCTCCAGTTGAGGGGGTTGATGGAATATACTTTTGTGCCGGCGGGGATGATCATAGAATCGGTTACGCCGCCTGCTTCGCACTCATAGCTTACTACTACGCCTGTATCTGTTTCGCCTTTAGCAGGGACTATCTGAGGGTACTGGGTGATCATGTCTTCTGTCATGCACCAGCCGATAGCGTAAACTGCTATTAGGTTTTCTCTAAGTGCTACTGCCTGCGCGCCGTCGCCGCCGTAGTATTCTTTTAGTATTCTGTAGCACATATCAGCGCCTTGAGAGAAGCCTGCAAGTATAAGGGGGCGTCCGTTATTCTTGTGCTCAAGGTAATACTTAAATGCTGCAGATACATCCATATAGGCATTAGCAAAGATCTGGTCTTTAGCCTGGCCATCTTCCATGGAATATGCATTTAAGGATGCCTGCCTGTAATAAGGAGCATAGATTCTGCAGGTGTTTGCATATATTGACTGCTGCTGATTCATGGCATTTCTGAATACTTTTTTATATCCGGCTGTCATCTCGGAATTGTACTGACTGAGGGTATCTACAGATGGAGCCACGATGAATACGTCAACTGCATTCTCAGGATATGCTCCGTCATAGAGCCAGTTATCTGAAAGGGAATAGTCTAAAGAGCTTGTAAATGGCAGCACGTTAACTGCAAGGGATTTAATACCAAAAGCTGATGATAAGCACATTCCAAGTATCATGATCATAAGTACTACGGATATTCTTTTCTTCATATTCGTTGTCTCCTTATACATTCAGGCTTTCATTATGTTTAAACTATAATTATGTTTATTATATAATTAGTCGTCTTTATCCATATATTATACACGTTATTTCGTTTGTTATCACCTAAATAAAAACTGCCACCAGAGAACTGATGGCAGCCGATTTATAATCATGACTTTTTTTCACTTCGTTCCAAAAGTCATGTAAATAGGCCAATTGAGAACACCTTCGGTGCCTAGCCTATTTACCTACCGATTCACTTTCTTACGAAATCCGCAGTAAATGCGGATTTCTGATTCAAAGTTGCGAAAACATATATTAAATTTTGAGATTATCTGTTCATCTCTGTTCTAACGACGGTCTTAACACCGTTTTCGATAGTAACAGTTTCCAGATAGGTCTTGTCACCTTCTACGACGATATTGGAGTATTCTTCTTTTAACTCTTCAACGGCGTTACGAGAGCCTGCTCCACCGCCGCTTCCTCCTGATTCTCCAAATCCGTCATAGAGCATGTCAACAGAAGCATCTACATTCTCTACTGCAGGAAGACCATACTCTATATTCCTGTTATTGAGAGCATTACCAAGTGTTACCATATTCTCTCTTACTACAAGATCATTGAATGTAAGGCCAAGAGCCTGCATGGTATCTACAATTGTAGTCGTGTTAGCTCTGAAGGTATCCTCGATCTGCTCAAGAAGCTGCTTTTGATCACTGCTTAGTGCCTGCTTAACTGCTGAATCTACAAATGAATCAACATCTATATTGCCACTTACAAGTGAAGATGCAGAAAGAGCATTTGAACCAAGAACAGAACTTGTAAATATACCTTCTGAATTGTAAATACCGGATGTTGAATTCTGGGATGCTTTTATCGTGTTGATCGTCTTAATATACGTATCCTGTATATTATCAATAGATGATATACTTGCAGAATCACTACCCATGTTGATCGCGGTAGCAGCTCCGCTTAATTTGACCTGCTCAGCAAAAGAAGCAGCTGCTTCTTCTGATACAGCCTTAAGTCTGTTGTAGGTCTTCAAATAAAGATCTTCTACTGAATCGATTCCTGATACACCTGTTATTGCCATTACGTTTCCCTCCTTGTGCCTATGCTGCATACATGATATTTTCATGCTGCCAGTCTTTCGAAAAGGTTTTCGAAAGATTCCCCTTAGCATAGTTAGTATTTTTCTACAATTACTTCAATCTAGCCTGAACACTGCAACTACTAACACTCTTCTTTCCTCGAAATATATTTCGGTAAGCATGATTAGGCAATTAATACAAAAGCAAAAAACTTCAAAAATATGATTGGTTTTATGATTATTTATGTTCAGCTGATCAATTAATATCATTATAGAATAAACGTGGCGTCAAATCAAAGTTATGGCTGCATCCAGTAGAAATTTCCAAAAGTAATTCAAAGAAAACATGAAAAAGAAAAAACGGCACAGAGTGAACTCTGTGCCGCCATTAAGCTATAAATTATATTATGTATTAAACAATACCCTGAGCCTTCATAGCTTCAGCAACCTTAAGGAAACCTGCGATGTTAGCGCCTGTTACATAGTCGCCTTCCTTACCATACTGCTTAGCTGCCTCAGAAATGCTCTTGTAGATATTCTTCATGATATCGTGAAGCTTGTTGTCAACTTCTTCGAAGGACCATGAAAGTCTCTCTGAGTTCTGGCTCATCTCGAGAGCTGATGTTGCAACACCACCTGCATTTGAAGCCTTACCACAGATGAAGAGTACACCGTTATCCTGAAGATACTTAGTAGCATCAAGAGTTGTAGGCATGTTAGCACCTTCACATACAGCATATACACCGTTAGCAACAAGTGCCTTAGCATCCTCAAGATCAAGCTCGTTCTGAGTAGCGCAAGGAAGAGCTACATCACACTTAACTGTCCATACGCCGTGCTCGCCATTCTTCTTCTCATGATACTCAGCAGAAGAACGCTGTGCAGCATACTCTGTAAGACGTGCTCTCTTTACTTCCTTAACCTCTTTAAGGAGCTCAACATCGATTCCTTCAGGATCATAGATCCAACCTGTAGAATCTGAACATGTAACAACCTTAGCACCAAGGCTCTGAGCCTTCTGGATAGCATAGATAGCAACGTTACCAGCACCTGATACTGCAACTGTCTTGCCTTCGAAGCTTGTGCCATGATCTTTAAGAAGCTCATCTGTAATGTAAACAAGACCATAACCTGTAGCCTCTGTACGAGCAAGTGATCCGCCGTATGTAAGACCCTTACCTGTAAGAACGCCTTCGTATACGTCTCTGATTCTCTTGTACTGACCATAGAGATAACCGATCTCACGTCCGCCTACACCGATATCACCGGCAGGAACGTCTGTGTCAGCTCCGATGTGTCTGTAAAGCTCTGTCATGAAGCTCTGGCAGAATGCCATAACTTCTCTATCAGACTTACCCTTAGGATCGAAGTCTGAACCACCCTTACCACCGCCGATAGGAAGGCTTGTAAGTGAGTTCTTGAATACCTGCTCGAAACCAAGGAACTTAATGATACCAAGATTTACTGAAGGATGGAAACGAAGTCCTCCCTTGTAAGGTCCGATTGCTGAGTTGAACTGTACACGGAAACCGTTGTTAACCTGTACCTGACCCTTATCATCTACCCACGGTACTCTGAAAAGAATCTGTCTCTCAGGAGTTGTAAGTCTCTCAAGGAGAGCTTCCTTACGATACTCTTCCTCATTAGCTTCGATAACTACTCTAAGAGATTCAAGTACCTCTTTAACTGCCTGGTGAAATTCAGGCTGTGCCGGATTCTGTGCTACGACTCTGTCGTAAATCTCGTCTACGTATG
Coding sequences within it:
- a CDS encoding DUF3089 domain-containing protein — translated: MKKRISVVLMIMILGMCLSSAFGIKSLAVNVLPFTSSLDYSLSDNWLYDGAYPENAVDVFIVAPSVDTLSQYNSEMTAGYKKVFRNAMNQQQSIYANTCRIYAPYYRQASLNAYSMEDGQAKDQIFANAYMDVSAAFKYYLEHKNNGRPLILAGFSQGADMCYRILKEYYGGDGAQAVALRENLIAVYAIGWCMTEDMITQYPQIVPAKGETDTGVVVSYECEAGGVTDSMIIPAGTKVYSINPLNWRTDSEVADKSLNLGTVTQDSKTGAITSIEVGKYGAYIDPDRGSLIVTDIDTANYPPVLDIFPEGSLHLYDNFLFYVNLQQNVQKRTESFLNSRALDDAA
- a CDS encoding AraC family transcriptional regulator; the encoded protein is MQNQYLDMAVSFFNKLNLVTHVINIHEPLSDEIDLGLRKAILQKKALSVLDFDGINPSFTDQHIIYFLTDMYNCHNILIPIPNQELDTALYVGPYLTEASGIYKTAELCDKLGIPSSLRMFMNQYYTTIPCISDSSVMEAFLETIGENIYGVGEFKIEYLKEETKGDTEYLTLMDNNNYEDIMQRLEYRYSLEEKVIDSISRGDFNTAMKYSTDQALSNIDNRSPSTLRSKKNNLLAFNTVCRKGAERGGVHPIHLDEMSRRMAIKIENMTSPTQDKDMHREILKKYCTMVQHNTTIGFSPTMQKVINHVLQNLTTIELTLQNTAESLGLNKSYLATLFKKETGKTFTSYVNSKRLDHAIFLLNATDLQIQEVASSCGIPDVAYFTRIFKQEKGMTPSQYRKIISEKK
- a CDS encoding glycoside hydrolase family 2 — encoded protein: MRKVIDWNRDWLFVKGSWQNTDVSSPIDEQVKADGTGFTCEKVNLPHTWYTDEDYYQGEAVYQKKFEYMKSKDTRTYIKFYGVDKVCRIYLNGTEIGGHEGGYNIFALELTDALITGTNLLTVLVSTDKKLHVSPISGDFAVFGGIHRKVELVETGVDCFDTAYYGCDGVIVQTRVSEDGKGEVWGRTEISLTDENKKYKVRYSLTNNGKESLSNDHNSDTQLFSKTYSIEELNRSFSNANEISNLAEHKFTLKKVLELDSPIFWNGLDDAHLYTMTVSLLADGEEVDSVTKEVGFRRIAMDADKGFFLNGEHVKLHGVAKHQDSCGVFSAATMDNWKEDMGLIHEIGANAVRFSHYPHPQEVYSLCDSMGFVVWAEIPMLKLPEDDELFENAKVQLKEMILQNMHHPSICFWGIQNEIAIYGEFPYMAEKMHVLNDLVHELDGTRFSTCANLNVVHSDSTLNQVTDTTAYNIYYGWYYGEFADHGKFLDEFHKVNPAMPLGISEYGADTNTVYHSDDPKVNDYSEEFQALYHETVYPMMAQRDFVWGSFVWNMFDFTSPVRGAANIKKRNIKGLVTFDRKTRKDSFYYYKAMWSKDPFVSIAGKRYVNRAYEAMTVKVYSNQESVTLEAAGKEYIERTVNGSAVFKDIPLTMGKNKIVARAGEVSDHTIFNRVEEPDKSYVYVDQNPGLNVRNWFLDEESEAQLFPEGYLSIRSTINDLLASKEATAVIDKRMPDVGKELRDMVGTFTLEKFFFYAKPDYTEEEMKALNAELTKIKA
- the gdhA gene encoding NADP-specific glutamate dehydrogenase, with translation MSYVDEIYDRVVAQNPAQPEFHQAVKEVLESLRVVIEANEEEYRKEALLERLTTPERQILFRVPWVDDKGQVQVNNGFRVQFNSAIGPYKGGLRFHPSVNLGIIKFLGFEQVFKNSLTSLPIGGGKGGSDFDPKGKSDREVMAFCQSFMTELYRHIGADTDVPAGDIGVGGREIGYLYGQYKRIRDVYEGVLTGKGLTYGGSLARTEATGYGLVYITDELLKDHGTSFEGKTVAVSGAGNVAIYAIQKAQSLGAKVVTCSDSTGWIYDPEGIDVELLKEVKEVKRARLTEYAAQRSSAEYHEKKNGEHGVWTVKCDVALPCATQNELDLEDAKALVANGVYAVCEGANMPTTLDATKYLQDNGVLFICGKASNAGGVATSALEMSQNSERLSWSFEEVDNKLHDIMKNIYKSISEAAKQYGKEGDYVTGANIAGFLKVAEAMKAQGIV
- a CDS encoding AraC family transcriptional regulator, whose amino-acid sequence is MDEQEKRFYDYFDIDESLKDVSNAQIEQNYLLEREYMDAIKAGDLDEVLKVKKNLESRVAKLRPRNLSLDELRCAFAVNRALSRIAAYEAGIPAPIIHRITTRESIAIGQAKSSKQMEKACAQMLEEFCDIIKDINENKYSALVQSITYTIKQHFYEDISIAGIAKMMDVSESYMIAAFKKETGTTPAMFLRDTRLKEAEKILASSDEQIQTISGKVGIPDANYFVKIFKSKNGMTPKEYRKKYKV